Genomic segment of Zootoca vivipara chromosome 4, rZooViv1.1, whole genome shotgun sequence:
GATTATGGGACTATGAGTTGAGCATAAGAATTCTGGGCAATAAAGGAAGCTAAAATTGAGATGAAACTGAAATGCACAAGGTTGTGATGACAGATTTTATTTCCATTATGCAGTAGAGCTATTCTGAGAGAGGCGAGGCCAGTCTGGATTTTGCTCTAGGCACTGACCCTTCAACGTGGCTCATTTAACCAACACACCATTCATAAAGTTAGAGTAAGAAGGGAGAAACCCAAAAGGGGAtacaagagggggaggggaagaggaaggacAGCAAAAGATCGAGATGGAAAACCTGGAAGAAATAATGAAAAAATGTTAGCAACTGTCTAGCTGTCACCATGTCTATAAAATTCCTGCCTCTCATCTGAATGGAAATGAGGAAAGAGCAGGTTACCACAGGGGAGCTGGCACTGGTTCCCAGAAAtgttatttataataattttgttCCATCTtttctaaaaggagaaaaataagatCCTGAGCAACTATCAAAATCCCTGAAAATGTAAAAAACTATATTATACAATAAAAGGCAGATAAAACTCACAAAGAGAATTAAAAACCTAAAAAAGAAGAACATGAAACAGtccataaaattaaaatacaaatgctTTTTGACCCAATGTTTTCATCTGTCTTTTTAACTGCTATCCAATAATTAAATCAGTCTTCCTAGAAGAAATGTGAAAGTAAGGAACCCTAAACAAAACAGTACTAAAACAGTCTTGTATAAAAATCAGTATAAGAACAGGcctaaaaataaaacaggaaagcaGTTTGTGCCCAGTTCTAAATTCACTAAAAGTCCTACAAGAATTATCTCCTCCTTAACTTCAGTTGGAAAAGCTAGAGAAGAGCCTTTGGTCCTAAGGACTGTgcagatgtgtgtgagagagagttagGGAGCGTGGGGGTTGTACTGGATTCATCAGGGTTcaaattgctggaatagccaggccaggtTCTTGATGATGACCCCCAAAGTATGAGAGCAAATGggtgtgcctccctccctccactgggcagctgagagaaagagccatgcctgatttctgctggaatccaaggctgtggctgggggaagcaagaccctcttggggtgttaatactATGAgctcctccattgtaggctcaggtagCATAtgcgtgtaaataaaccatagtaTCATCAAGacaccagtctctgctgtccctcattccaaggaagccGAACCCTgggctcagagattggggtggcatgcaacaattttGCAATGATCACTCTCTGTTGATGACCCTCAACATCTGATTCTCAGAGGCTCACTGCATCTGAATTTGTAGTGTTTATTGATATTAAATCAAtaatttaaagcagggatggggaacttgtggccttcagaAGGGTCACATTTCCCTGTCCCCGGTTTAAAGTTATGATGCACCCTTAAGACGATGAGGAGCCAAAGAAATTACAGTTAACATTTACAAGCCTACCTGAACCACTTTTATAACGTCAATTAGTGTGTTGAAATCTCAGGAAATTGTAGGTAGAAGCTTATTGTTTCAGCTTGGcatttgcagttgttgttgttgttctaattGAAAAATTCCTGCCAGTGCCTATGAACTCAAATGCTACCCAGTTATAAAAGTTGGACTGTAGCAAACACAGCTTTTACACTTCAGCAGTGGAACAACTTGGAGGGGTCAGTTGAGGATGTAAGCAAACAGCTTAGGAAAGGAGCTCCCGGCTTAGTGGCTGCAGCATCTAAACCTGTCCAAGAGACGTAATTCCCTCCCGACAACCCCTCCCGAAAGGAACAACGTGCAAACAGAGGCATTGAGCTGTATTTGCCAGATGTGTTCTTAGTAAGGTAAAGGTTCCTAGTGAATTGGGCCTTCCATCAGTCTCTGGACAGTGGACACTTGAAACGCAGAAGTGTCTCACCTTTAACTATATATACAGACACACATATATTTAGCTCTGAGAGTAGACTGTAGAGGAGTAGCCTTGTTAGAGTGTTTATACACTCCCACTCCTTGGCTCAGTCTGACAGCAGAACTACAGGGAGACTCTCTAGGCAGTCAGGCTATGTGTGTCCGAGTGAAAGGGTGGGGGGTCATCCTGAATTGACCTCCAAATGGAACACCGGCTGGTGACGCTGCTGTTTTTCCAAGCAGGTAAGTACAAAATAGATGCCAAGCTATGTAACTGTTGACCTCATAAAAACACCTGTGCTTTTGTGCCCTCCTTAGTACAGAGGTTTCATTACTGGGCTTTACACCATTATTATCGACCAAAGCAAACAGGTGAGTAAGCTTATCTTTTTCATATTGTCATCATCGTCCTGGAACTGTGCTTTCGGTGTCTGATTTTAATGATAACTGTGCATTGTTTGAGCATGTAAATAGTGCGGGCGAAACATGTTCCACTGTGTTTACAAGTCTGAAAGTTCATAAGTCCCAAAGTTTACAAAGTATGATAAAACTCCTTCAAATAGGTGGACTTATTTCAGTGCAGTGGGATTTGCACCAGGCTGTTATTAGACACTGAAAAATGCTTCAGTGGAATTAGGTCAATAGAATGGCTTGGTCTTAGGTGCTTTGGCATATTGCCAGGTGTCTTTCTCATATCTGAATGATTGTCTTTGTTCATGCTGTAACTATCTGTTTGCCTCTTCCCCGTACTTTAAACAGCGAAATGTGAATAGGTAGTTTTTATTCATCTAAAGTCCAGGGTGGATGGGAAGGGAGGAGATAAAGGTCTTTTTATAAGGCCCCACTACAGAAGCAGCACACAGCAGAACCGAAGCATGTGAGACCGTTATTGCAAGGCCTTTTAATTATTTGAGGACACCTATGTTACTGCAGCTTAATGCCTGCCAGTGTAAATTTAATCATGCCAGGAAAGTTGAGATCATAAGATCCCACCCCAACTGCCAGGCacatttttgtaactattttgCTAACAGGTAGAGTTAGAAGAAACTGGGCCTGCTGGACATTAAAAAACTTGTTCAACTTTTCTTAGCAACATGGTCTTGGCTATTTGAGTCGGAAAGAACAATTTAATGAAATAGTTCATCAGGTAGAGAGGGAATGCTACATTTTTTTCAGAATGCATACTTGATAGCTAAGGAATGTATTGAAAAACAACAGCCAGTCTGTATTAAAACATTAGTCTTcagtttgagggttttttttttttggcagttgTTAAATGTCCTTGTTAAATCATCCTGAAGTAGACGATGAGGCACACTTCATTTTCCTCAGGTTTATAGTGCAGAGACACTTGTGTTTCTGAAGCCTGTTTAAGTCTTGGATTCAGCAGAATGCTttaactaaacattaaaagcctatgCAATATAATACAAATATATAGATTAAGGGAAAAACTCTAAATAATGTCAAAGAAGTTCTGTAGAAAAAAATGATGCTGATCCTGATAACATTTAGACATATCTGATCCAGAattctgtgtgtgcatatatagagTGCCCTAATACAGGCATCCGCATTCCACTTGTGTGTGACTACATTTGTGCAGGttgctgcaaaataaataaatagattagcCTTCCCTTGCACTGGGCAGTGGCCCCAATCTAGGGGAGGCTTGGGGCAGGCCGGGCAGCGGCCCCAGGCAACTCcttggcagcagccccagcagtgCTTGTgagtctctttctctttctctcctccctgcacACCCTCCCTATTAAAGTGGGTTGCTTCCCACTTTATGCAAGTTCACTTATGTGCGCAGGgccccagaacgtaacccccacatTAGTGGGGGGACACCTGTACATTTAAGTGAAGGGAGCTAACCTGGAATGTCATTttcaactgaaataaatgggaatgCAAGGCAGACCCTTGGTTGCAGAAATGATGTGTGTAGAGTTGTATAACTCTTTGTGAGCAAtagtgcattttaaaattattatcaaTAATACATACATTAATTCAGAATTGGGAAAGTGTAAAGATGGGAAACCAGGATTTTGAGTAATGGTTTTACTCAGATGCACTAAAATTTCACTTCTGCCTTTGCAGTTTGGAATAGTGTTCTTGGGAAGAACCATTCTGTACACAAAAGAGGCCTCCTTGAGTTATCTGGAGCCATAAAGTGTGGCACAGGACGATTTCCTTTGGCATATTTAGGTTATGGATGCTACTGcggcccaggaggaagaggatggCCGAAGGACAAAACAGACTGGTAAGGACATCAATGACATCCCCAAGTGTCATTCTTCAATTGAATTCATCCAACCTTATTTAATACCCTTGAAATGATGGCAGGTTTAATTTGTAGAGGAGAAACTGTAGGAAACTATATTGTGattagggatggggcagaaatttaatcccattcacatttaaaggtgaacctgccaAATTCACGTattccaaaacaatacaagaaccaaaaacacagctattcttcaaaattcTCACTGCTCTGAAAATTGCAGTgcctttctccagccaagtaatgtgtgcaaaaataatCATGTACTGGAGTAAAGCatccataaaatgcatatattagtgaaaaataacatacaaaaatgcattattttaggggaaatagctttgcataaatgtgcatattatgCAAACTTACATTAAGAGGGAAAAATGCACTAAAATGATGATTAATTTTATTGAGGACTTcaaaaattgggggaaatgtgCAGAACAGAGCTTGAGATttgaaaatgagaaaccaaatttgacagatttgcccatccctaattgTGATAGCACAAACCAGTAACAAATTCACATAGTGGTGGTGAGTGAGTAGTGAGAATAATAGGTAACATGATCAGCACATAACAAAACCTGCCCTTTATTATGCCAGATGACATTACCATGTTGCTAAGTTGAGAGAATGCAGCGAGAGAAAAGGAATGTCGTGTGCCCTCTTTTAACTTGATTTGGAACCACTAGGCTTTCACTAGAGAtaaatttgatttctttttttaaccctTGCTTCACTGAGTGAAGTGGTAGGTGTAATATTTGCATGCACTATGCTCTTGTTGTTTGTTTACCAAATGAATGATTCCAGAGGGATATGTATAATGTAAAAACTTAGTGGGCTTTCCCTGAAACACTAGAAGTATTTGAAACAATACTGGAGAGTGACTGTATAGCTGAAGAATTTACTTCTGTATTGGCACATGGCTCTTTTTAAATCTTGGATGGGCTCACAAAATATAATGGGTACAATTCAATCTCTATTGCTTTAAGGTGCTGTCATGAACATGACTGCTGTTATGGCTTCGCGGAGGAACAAGGCTGTAACCCCATAATACGTAGATATAAATGGACCTGTAATGACAATACTGTGGTATGTGGTAAGGTAACAATTTTAAACTAATTGTATTTATCCATTTTATCTTGATAAGCAATGCAtgatctagtgcaggggtcagcaacctttttcagctgtgagctggtccaccgtccctcagaccatgtggtgggccggactatattttgaagaaaaaaatgaacgaattcctatgccccacaaataacccagagatgcattttaaataaaacgacacattctactcatgtaaaaacaccctgattccaggactgtcccgggctggattgagaaggcgattgggccgcatccggtccatgggccttaggttgcctacccctgatgtagTGTTAGGGTCTCCTCAGAGTAGACTtaaatccactgatttcaattccatagtttaattacaCACAGTGTGAAGCAGTGCTTCCTTTTTCTATGCTGCATCTTTCAGCATTCGGGTTCATTGAGTGCAAGTGAGAGGAAGAAACTTATCTCTATCCACACCCTATCTCTTTACACGGGTTCTaccccatgcataattttatacaccactATCATGTCACTTACTCACCCTTTTCTAGacaaaaaagccccaaatgcctctccccatatgaacatacccgtcaactcccggattgaaaaatctgggatcagcagcggcacggcaccggaagtcgcttctactcatgtccagacatgcgcagaaggagtctccctggccggcaggagctgctttgaaaatccgggggaattacggggtatttcgccattcgggataacagcgggaaacggctttaaaaacagggatttcccgtgaaaaatgggagacttggcagctatgcatatgaatGACCCAGATCCTTCAATCATCTTCAGCATGTGCCTCCTTCTTCGTGCCTCCTACACAAGAGGTcgggagggtggcaacataagaacgggccttttctgtggtggctccctgtttgtggaatgctctccccagggaggctcacctggcgccttcattacatatctttaggcaccaggcaaaaacatttctctataactaGGCCTTTGATTAATTAACATTCTaaggctttttaaatgtgtttgtgggggggggggggagttattggtttgtttttgttttattatctattttgtattctcattttttatttttcgaTTGTGaactgggatctttggatgaagggccgtatacaaatttaataaataattaatatagtgtagtagtaataataataataataaatattctgTCCATTGTGAGAACTGCACCTATCTGCTACTTgttattgaaacaaaataaaaaaattccttccagtagcaccttagagaccaactaagtttgtcattggtatgagctttcatgtgcatgcacacttcttcagatagcaacTACCTGTAACTACTTGTTATTGTAACTGCTTTCAGAAATATGAGCCTAAACTTTAAGAACGACTTACTTATTTTGATTTATAGTTATATTTCCTTCCTGGTCTATCACGATTCCCAAAGCACCTGCAATGAATAACAAATGCCAATAGACATTAACAATTTGTGGCTAGTTATTTCAGTTTGGTGCTCTTATTCTGTTTTAACTATTCACctggtttttctctttttcagATACAATGTTAGACAGATGTCAAAAAATCATATGCCAATGTGACAGAGAAGCAGCCAAGTGTTGGAGATCTGCCCCTTTTAACCGACGCTATGCCTTCTGGCCAAATTTTCTGTGTGGCCAAATTTACCCTGTATGCAGTTATGGGAAATGTAGGCATTAAGACTATTTTTTAATGGAAACCTTCAGTTTCTTTCCTCTTTAAGCTCTCTATACTTTGTACATCATTCAACTAGACTAGCAGCTTCTGAATTGTGTATGTATCTTCGGATTTCTGGAAATGTCAGATTAAACAGTGACCTCTATACCTGTTGGTTGCACAGATTCATAGGCTTCTTGTGATATCTTGTCATGGAAAACATACCCTACAAAAGTGTTTTTGAAATGCCATGCTATGATCTTTTAAAGAAGTGGTACATACAGTAAGTCCGCATAAGTACAGTGCATTTGCCCAAACCATCCTGGACCTTCACAGGTTCTTTGTGGTTGGTGGTGCTGTGTTCCCTATACAGTGACAGTCCTATGGAACAGGAAGTGTAAGAGAGATACGGTActctaaggcatgggtaggcaaactaaggcctgggggctggatccggcccaactgccttctaaatccggcccacgaatgatccaggaatcagtgtgtttttacatgagtagaatgtgtccttttatttaaaatgcatctctgagttatttgtggggcataggaatccgttcattcccccccccctcaaaatatggtccggccccccacaaggtctgagggacagtggagcagctccctgctgaaaaagtgtgctgacccctgctctaagggcaGAAAGGCACCATAAGATTCCTGAACACAGCATAGGACTTTTTTCTGATAGAGAACAGGAGGTTCAGCCATCTTGGCCACACACTGGCTTATTGTGTCTGGAGAAGATATAATGCTCAGTGCAACAACCCCCTTTCTATGCTTTaatatggttttcttttttttatttagtagtgaggatttatttattttttggaaaaggATGCTTATTTTATGACTAAGCTGTAGTCGCAATTTGAGGCATATATTCTAAAAGGAtg
This window contains:
- the LOC118085264 gene encoding phospholipase A2 — translated: MEHRLVTLLFFQAVWNSVLGKNHSVHKRGLLELSGAIKCGTGRFPLAYLGYGCYCGPGGRGWPKDKTDWCCHEHDCCYGFAEEQGCNPIIRRYKWTCNDNTVVCDTMLDRCQKIICQCDREAAKCWRSAPFNRRYAFWPNFLCGQIYPVCSYGKCRH